One Alnus glutinosa chromosome 3, dhAlnGlut1.1, whole genome shotgun sequence genomic region harbors:
- the LOC133862916 gene encoding uncharacterized protein LOC133862916 yields MNRSFRAQEPQMQAAVRQRQQQQLGGLRASVMKEKEEELALFLEMRKREKERNDLLLNNSEELDAPLGSKPGTSPIFNISSTPAPAPARKAGADDFLNSDNDKNDYDWLLTPPGTPLFPSLEMESRRTIMSQLGTPKARPTALKSRLANPQLEPTTRTNLVSKQAASSPGLNTSSVGPRRPPSSGGPGSRPATPTGRPTLTSASRPSRPSTPTSRATLTSTKPSVSATKPSVSATKTTVPAAKPTVPARSSTPLSRSTARSSTPTARPTLPPSKSTSRAATPTRRPSTPSSAPSVSAPPTKSVSRPTPTTSRNPVPSRGTSPTVKSRPWKPSEMPGFSLDAPPNLRTSVPERPLSATRGRPGLPSSRSSSIEPSSNGRPRRQSCSPSRGRAPNGMLHASGSSVPAVSRMHSKASDNVSPVLMGTKMVERVINMRKLAPPKQDDKHSPHGNLSGKSSSSPDSLGFGRTLSKKSLDMAIRHMDIRRSIPGNLRPLMTNIPASSMYSVRSGPARSRAISVSDSPLATSSNASSEVSVNNNGLCLDGSEVEDDIGSERGGRSPASMRGR; encoded by the exons ATGAATCGGAGTTTTAGGGCTCAGGAACCGCAAATGCAAGCGGCGGTAAGGCAGAGGCAGCAGCAGCAGCTGGGGGGTCTGAGGGCCTCGGTGAtgaaggagaaggaagaagagctCGCATTGTTCCTCGAGATGAGGAAGCGCGAGAAGGAACGGAATGATCTTCTTCTAAACAACTCGGAGGAGTTGGATGCGCCTTTAG GATCGAAACCTGGAACCTCTCCAATATTTAATATTTCATCAACGCCGGCGCCTGCACCTGCACGCAAGGCTGGTGCTGATGATTTCCTCAATTCTGACAATGATAAAAATGACTATGACTG GCTTTTAACCCCTCCTGGTACACCTCTATTTCCTTCTTTGGAGATGGAATCTCGAAGGACCATAATGAGTCAGCTTGGTACCCCAAAGGCTCGCCCCACTGCGCTGAAATCTAGG TTAGCAAACCCACAGCTAGAACCTACTACAAGGACGAACTTAGTATCTAAACAAGCAGCTTCCTCCCCTGGGTTGAACACTTCAAGCGTCGGCCCCCGCAGGCCACCATCATCAGGGGGTCCAGGATCAAGACCTGCAACACCAACTGGGCGCCCGACATTGACATCGGCATCTAGGCCTTCAAGACCCTCAACACCTACATCAAGGGCGACCTTGACTTCAACTAAGCCCTCAGTTTCTGCAACTAAGCCCTCTGTTTCTGCAACTAAGACCACGGTTCCTGCAGCTAAGCCCACAGTACCAGCAAGATCCTCTACACCTTTATCGAGGTCTACAGCAAGATCTTCAACTCCAACTGCCAGACCCACTTTACCTCCATCCAAGTCCACGTCAAGGGCAGCAACACCAACTCGGCGACCGTCCACACCATCAAGTGCACCCAGTGTATCTGCTCCTCCAACTAAGTCAGTTTCAAGGCCAACTCCGACAACATCAAGAAATCCTGTGCCATCACGTGGCACTTCCCCAACGGTGAAATCCAGACCATGGAAACCCTCAGAGATGCCTGGTTTCTCACTTGATGCTCCACCAAATTTAAGGACATCAGTTCCGGAAAGGCCACTATCAGCCACAAGGGGCAGGCCTGGACTACCTAGCTCTCGATCTTCCTCCATTGAGCCCAGTTCTAATGGAAGACCAAGACGGCAATCATGCTCGCCCTCAAGAGGACGCGCCCCCAATGGCATGCTTCATGCCAGCGGAAGCTCTGTTCCTGCAGTGAGTCGTATGCATTCTAAAGCTAGTGACAATGTGAGCCCAGTCTTAATGGGAACAAAAATGGTTGAAAGGGTAATAAACATGCGGAAACTGGCACCACCAAAGCAAGATGACAAACATTCTCCTCATGGTAATCTCTCAGGGAAGTCATCCTCATCCCCAGACAGTTTGGGCTTTGGAAGAACCCTCTCGAAGAAATCCCTAGATATGGCTATAAGGCATATG GATATAAGGCGAAGCATTCCAGGTAATTTACGGCCATTGATGACAAATATTCCAGCATCCTCTATGTACAGTGTGAGGTCAGGGCCTGCACGAAGCAGAGCTATTAGTGTTTCAGACTCTCCTCTTGCCACGAGCAGCAATGCTAGTTCTGAAGTTAGTGTGAACAATAATGGCCTTTGTTTAGATGGGAGTGAAGTAGAAGATGATATTGGCAGTGAGAGAGGTGGCCGGTCGCCTGCTAGTATGCGTGGCAGGTGA
- the LOC133864205 gene encoding arginyl-tRNA--protein transferase 2-like isoform X1, whose amino-acid sequence MAGTRMSDGSGSSGRSSRGESVVFDCGRHKSSCGYCRSPGCSSISHGLWADSLTVDDYQDLLDRGWRRSGSYLYQPEMERTCCPSYTIRLRAADFIPSKEQLRVSRRMQRFLDGTLNIKKPVELMEDPNTSKDTCSCAGNEVSSLSTKESLSSNNGKKNEAEQILNYLSDQIDNAVFICKESWKFLCDIQLPKAFVKKVSEAKRKLLVEGSEDLLYSSNIAFQIAAAIRQAQSCDNNKLRLSGHSAEENELSPKLIAEKLARSLSQLAETSRLLIRACNGHINFYSASKHLLSDRSVQVHTVSNKSAEGCASKKCCLEKSSEQPLGKKQRLEIRMKRSSFEPEEFALYKKYQMKVHNDTPDHVTESSYQSFLVDTPLVFVPPTGDGTVPHCGFGSFHQQYLIDGRLVAVGVIDILPRCLSSKYLFWDPDFAFLSPGKYSALQEIDWIRENKVHCPSLRYYYLGYYIHSCDKMRYKAAYHPSELLCPLRYRWIPYDIARPLLDRKLYVVLSDFAILQNGESSPSRISENVTEVQHDDICQDSNDLCMEEDEEMIDPDCESSDDESGPESSDKVFIEIDDGGISNILIGLERSRLRYKDLPESIERRRDLESRLHRYMRVVGAELSERMVYSLG is encoded by the exons ATGGCAGGGACGAGGATGAGCGACGGAAGTGGCAGCAGTGGCCGCAGTAGCAGAGGGGAAAGCGTCGTGTTCGACTGTGGTAGGCACAAAAGCTCTTGCGGATATTGCCGATCCCCCGGTTGCAGCAGCATCTCTCACG GTTTATGGGCGGATAGCCTTACAGTTGATGATTACCAAG ATCTTCTTGACCGGGGTTGGAGAAGATCTGGCTCTTACCTGTACCAACCGGAGATGGAAAGGACATGCTGCCCTTCTTATACTATTCGGCTGAGGGCAGCTGATTTTATTCCTTCTAAGGAGCAACTTCGAGTGTCTAGACGAATGCAAAG GTTTTTAGATGGCACTTTGAATATTAAGAAACCAGTCGAGCTCATGGAGGATCCAAATACTTCCAAGGATACATGCAGCTGTGCTGGTAATGAAGTTTCAAGCTTGTCCACAAAGGAATCCTTGTCTAGTAACAATGGAAAGAAGAACGAAGCCgaacaaattttaaattatttgtcagACCAAATTGACAATGCAGTATTCATATGCAAGGAAAGTTGGAAATTTCTCTGCGATATTCAGTTACCAAAAGCTTTTGTCAAAAAGGTTTCAGAAGCCAAAAGGAAGCTACTAGTTGAAGGATCAGAAGATCTCTTGTACTCCAGCAATATTGCATTTCAAATAGCGGCTGCGATAAGGCAGGCACAATCATGTGATAACAACAAGTTAAGACTATCAGGACATTCTGCAGAAGAAAATGAGCTGTCTCCAAAACTTATTGCGGAAAAATTGGCAAGGTCTTTAAGTCAGCTGGCAGAAACTTCTCGTCTGTTAATCAGGGCTTGCAATGGAcacataaatttttattctgCTAGCAAGCACTTGTTATCAGATAGAAGTGTTCAAGTTCATACAGTTTCAAATAAATCTGCAGAAGGTTGTGCAAGTAAAAAGTGCTGTTTGGAGAAGAGCTCTGAACAACCTCTGGGGAAGAAGCAGAGGCTTGAGATCCGTATGAAAAGGTCCAGTTTTGAGCCAGAAGAATTTgctttatataaaaaatatcagATGAAAGTGCATAATGATACCCCAGATCATGTCACTGAAAGCTCATACCAAAGCTTTTTGGTCGACACTCCATTAGTATTTGTGCCACCAACTGGCGATGGCACCGTTCCTCATTGTGGCTTTGGTTCTTTCCATCAGCAATATTTGATTGATGGCAGGCTAGTTGCAGTTGGTGTAATCGATATCCTTCCTAGATGTTTGTCAAGTAAATACTTGTTCTGGGATCCAGACTTTGCCTTCCTATCGCCAGGGAAATACTCAGCCCTGCAAGAAATAGATTGGATAAGAGAGAATAAAGTCCATTGCCCTAGTCTTCGGTATTACTATCTTGGTTATTATATTCATTCGTGCGACAAGATGAGATATAAAGCCGCATATCATCCATCTGAGCTTCTATGTCCTCTTCGTTACCG GTGGATTCCTTATGATATTGCAAGGCCTTTGCTTGATAGAAAGCTATATGTAGTCTTATCAGATTTTGCCATTTTACAAAACGGAGAGTCCTCGCCATCTCGCATTTCTGAAAATGTCACGGAAGTGCAACATGATGACATTTGCCAAGACTCAAATGATCTTTGTATGGAAGAGGATGAAGAAATGATTGATCCTGACTGTGAAAGCTCTGATGATGAATCAGGCCCAGAAAGCAGTGATAAGGTTTTTATCGAAATAGACGATGGTGGCATCAGTAATATATTAATTGGGTTGGAGAGATCTCGTTTGAGATACAAG GATCTACCAGAAAGCATTGAGAGGAGGAGAGACTTGGAATCCCGGTTGCATAGGTACATGAGGGTCGTGGGTGCAGAGCTCTCCGAGCGAATGGTTTATTCACTTGGATGA
- the LOC133864205 gene encoding arginyl-tRNA--protein transferase 2-like isoform X2, with protein sequence MRTQAFICLSKRLTESKKKNCLFLCEGLWADSLTVDDYQDLLDRGWRRSGSYLYQPEMERTCCPSYTIRLRAADFIPSKEQLRVSRRMQRFLDGTLNIKKPVELMEDPNTSKDTCSCAGNEVSSLSTKESLSSNNGKKNEAEQILNYLSDQIDNAVFICKESWKFLCDIQLPKAFVKKVSEAKRKLLVEGSEDLLYSSNIAFQIAAAIRQAQSCDNNKLRLSGHSAEENELSPKLIAEKLARSLSQLAETSRLLIRACNGHINFYSASKHLLSDRSVQVHTVSNKSAEGCASKKCCLEKSSEQPLGKKQRLEIRMKRSSFEPEEFALYKKYQMKVHNDTPDHVTESSYQSFLVDTPLVFVPPTGDGTVPHCGFGSFHQQYLIDGRLVAVGVIDILPRCLSSKYLFWDPDFAFLSPGKYSALQEIDWIRENKVHCPSLRYYYLGYYIHSCDKMRYKAAYHPSELLCPLRYRWIPYDIARPLLDRKLYVVLSDFAILQNGESSPSRISENVTEVQHDDICQDSNDLCMEEDEEMIDPDCESSDDESGPESSDKVFIEIDDGGISNILIGLERSRLRYKDLPESIERRRDLESRLHRYMRVVGAELSERMVYSLG encoded by the exons ATGCGTACTCAGGCATTCATATGTTTATCAAAAAGATTAactgaaagcaaaaaaaaaaattgcttgttCTTATGTGAAG GTTTATGGGCGGATAGCCTTACAGTTGATGATTACCAAG ATCTTCTTGACCGGGGTTGGAGAAGATCTGGCTCTTACCTGTACCAACCGGAGATGGAAAGGACATGCTGCCCTTCTTATACTATTCGGCTGAGGGCAGCTGATTTTATTCCTTCTAAGGAGCAACTTCGAGTGTCTAGACGAATGCAAAG GTTTTTAGATGGCACTTTGAATATTAAGAAACCAGTCGAGCTCATGGAGGATCCAAATACTTCCAAGGATACATGCAGCTGTGCTGGTAATGAAGTTTCAAGCTTGTCCACAAAGGAATCCTTGTCTAGTAACAATGGAAAGAAGAACGAAGCCgaacaaattttaaattatttgtcagACCAAATTGACAATGCAGTATTCATATGCAAGGAAAGTTGGAAATTTCTCTGCGATATTCAGTTACCAAAAGCTTTTGTCAAAAAGGTTTCAGAAGCCAAAAGGAAGCTACTAGTTGAAGGATCAGAAGATCTCTTGTACTCCAGCAATATTGCATTTCAAATAGCGGCTGCGATAAGGCAGGCACAATCATGTGATAACAACAAGTTAAGACTATCAGGACATTCTGCAGAAGAAAATGAGCTGTCTCCAAAACTTATTGCGGAAAAATTGGCAAGGTCTTTAAGTCAGCTGGCAGAAACTTCTCGTCTGTTAATCAGGGCTTGCAATGGAcacataaatttttattctgCTAGCAAGCACTTGTTATCAGATAGAAGTGTTCAAGTTCATACAGTTTCAAATAAATCTGCAGAAGGTTGTGCAAGTAAAAAGTGCTGTTTGGAGAAGAGCTCTGAACAACCTCTGGGGAAGAAGCAGAGGCTTGAGATCCGTATGAAAAGGTCCAGTTTTGAGCCAGAAGAATTTgctttatataaaaaatatcagATGAAAGTGCATAATGATACCCCAGATCATGTCACTGAAAGCTCATACCAAAGCTTTTTGGTCGACACTCCATTAGTATTTGTGCCACCAACTGGCGATGGCACCGTTCCTCATTGTGGCTTTGGTTCTTTCCATCAGCAATATTTGATTGATGGCAGGCTAGTTGCAGTTGGTGTAATCGATATCCTTCCTAGATGTTTGTCAAGTAAATACTTGTTCTGGGATCCAGACTTTGCCTTCCTATCGCCAGGGAAATACTCAGCCCTGCAAGAAATAGATTGGATAAGAGAGAATAAAGTCCATTGCCCTAGTCTTCGGTATTACTATCTTGGTTATTATATTCATTCGTGCGACAAGATGAGATATAAAGCCGCATATCATCCATCTGAGCTTCTATGTCCTCTTCGTTACCG GTGGATTCCTTATGATATTGCAAGGCCTTTGCTTGATAGAAAGCTATATGTAGTCTTATCAGATTTTGCCATTTTACAAAACGGAGAGTCCTCGCCATCTCGCATTTCTGAAAATGTCACGGAAGTGCAACATGATGACATTTGCCAAGACTCAAATGATCTTTGTATGGAAGAGGATGAAGAAATGATTGATCCTGACTGTGAAAGCTCTGATGATGAATCAGGCCCAGAAAGCAGTGATAAGGTTTTTATCGAAATAGACGATGGTGGCATCAGTAATATATTAATTGGGTTGGAGAGATCTCGTTTGAGATACAAG GATCTACCAGAAAGCATTGAGAGGAGGAGAGACTTGGAATCCCGGTTGCATAGGTACATGAGGGTCGTGGGTGCAGAGCTCTCCGAGCGAATGGTTTATTCACTTGGATGA